One genomic region from Desulfuromonas sp. TF encodes:
- a CDS encoding cell division protein FtsQ/DivIB — protein MKSQKPTRTKGNRRKRKKEARDWKKFFHRFLRISIFAGSVALVASATVLVGRLLSDSDFFRIDSVRVADLQRVSREEILSLSDIQPGMNIFNLDLEMIGRKIEENPWISTASVQRIFPREVSIQVTERVPRAVVSLGYLYYADESGEIFKLLDPEDRLDYPLVTGLDRSDVLDNPATARRHLKEAMVLLEDLADRKRFNLDDVSELHIDQTEGFIVYTYYGGVPVRMGWGNFTGKLDRLESIYRDLEPRLSTLKHIDLNVADRVIVKLEARGPNEKG, from the coding sequence TTGAAATCCCAGAAACCGACCCGGACCAAGGGAAACCGGCGCAAGCGCAAGAAAGAGGCGCGGGACTGGAAGAAGTTTTTCCACCGGTTTCTGCGCATCTCGATCTTCGCCGGCAGCGTCGCCCTCGTGGCCAGCGCAACCGTGCTGGTGGGCCGCCTGCTTTCCGATTCGGACTTCTTCCGCATCGACAGCGTCCGGGTGGCGGACCTTCAGAGGGTCAGCCGGGAAGAGATTCTTTCCCTCTCCGATATCCAGCCCGGGATGAACATCTTCAATCTCGATCTGGAGATGATCGGCCGGAAGATCGAAGAGAACCCCTGGATCTCAACCGCCTCCGTTCAGAGGATTTTCCCCCGGGAGGTGAGCATCCAGGTGACCGAAAGGGTGCCGCGGGCAGTGGTGTCTCTGGGATATCTCTATTATGCCGACGAATCGGGGGAAATTTTCAAGCTCCTGGATCCCGAGGACCGACTCGATTATCCGCTGGTAACCGGTCTGGACCGGAGCGACGTTCTGGATAATCCGGCAACGGCCCGCCGCCACCTGAAGGAGGCCATGGTCCTGCTGGAGGACCTTGCCGACAGAAAACGGTTCAATCTGGATGATGTTTCCGAGCTGCATATCGATCAGACGGAAGGATTCATTGTTTATACCTATTACGGCGGAGTCCCCGTCCGGATGGGGTGGGGTAATTTTACCGGTAAGCTGGATCGCCTGGAGAGCATTTACCGGGACCTGGAACCGAGACTCTCGACCCTCAAGCACATTGACCTGAATGTCGCCGATCGGGTGATCGTCAAGCTTGAAGCCAGGGGGCCGAATGAAAAGGGATAG